In Fundulus heteroclitus isolate FHET01 chromosome 18, MU-UCD_Fhet_4.1, whole genome shotgun sequence, a single genomic region encodes these proteins:
- the kpna4 gene encoding importin subunit alpha-3 has translation MADNEKLDNQRLKNFKNKGRDLETMRRQRTEVVVELRKHKRDEHLLKRRNVPHEDICEDSDVDGDFRAQNTSLETIVQNATSDNQGIQLSAVQAARKLLSSDRNPPIDDLIKSGILPILVHCLDRDDNPSLQFEAAWALTNIASGTSEQTQAVVQSNAVPLFLRLLHSPHQNVCEQAVWALGNIIGDGPQCRDYVISLGVVKPLLSFISPSIPITFLRNVTWVMVNLCRHKDPPPPMETIQEILPALCVLIHHTDVSILVDTVWALSYLTDAGNEQIQMVIDSGIVPHLVPLLSHHEVKVQTAALRAVGNIVTGTDEQTQVVLNCDALSHFPSLLTHPKEKINKEAVWFLSNITAGNQQQVQAVIDAKLVSMIIHLLDKGDFGTQKEAAWAISNLTISGRKDQVAHLIEKQVIPPFCNLLTVKDAQVVQVVLDGLSNILKMADDEAETIANLIEECGGLEKIELLQNHENEDIYKLAYEIIDQYFSSDDIDEDTSLVPDAIQGGTFSFNSANVPAKGFQF, from the exons ATGGCCGACAACGAGAAACTGGACAACCAGCGGCTGAAGAATTTCAAGAATAAGGGCCGAGATTTGGAG ACCATGAGACGACAGCGGACCGAGGTGGTGGTGGAACTCAGGAAG CACAAAAGAGACGAGCACCTTCTGAAGAGGAGAAACGTGCCCCACGAAGACATCTGCGAGGACTCTGATGTCGATGGGGATTTCAGAGCG caaAACACCTCTCTCGAAACAATAGTTCAA AATGCCACCAGTGATAACCAGGGCATCCAGCTGAGCGCCGTTCAGGCTGCCAG GAAGCTGTTATCCAGTGACCGTAATCCTCCCATAGATGACCTGATTAAGTCTGGGATCCTTCCTATCCTGGTCCACTGCCTGGACAGAGATGACAA CCCGTCTCTCCAGTTCGAAGCAGCCTGGGCTCTAACCAACATCGCGTCGGGTACCTCGGAGCAAACCCAAGCTGTGGTTCAGTCCA ATGCTGTGCCGCTGTTCTTGAGGCTGCTCCACTCTCCTCATCAGAATGTGTGTGAACAGGCCGTCTGGGCCCTGGGAAACATCATCG GTGACGGTCCACAGTGCAGAGACTACGTGATCAGCTTGGGAGTGGTCAAGCCCCTGCTGTCCTTCATCAGTCCCTCCATCCCCATCACCTTCCTCCGCAACGTCACGTGGGTCATGGTCAACCTGTGCCGCCACAAGGACCCTCCACCTCCAATGGAGACGATCCAAGAG ATCCTGCCTGCTCTCTGTGTGCTGATCCATCACACTGACGTCAGT ATCCTGGTGGACACTGTCTGGGCCCTGTCGTACCTGACTGACGCTGGCAATGAGCAGATCCAAATGGTCATTGACTCTGGCATTGTTCCTCACCTGGTACCGCTGCTCAGTCATCACGAAGTCAAAGTTCAG ACTGCAGCCCTCAGGGCCGTCGGGAACATAGTGACCGGAACGGACGAACAGACGCAGGTGGTCCTCAACTGTGACGCCCTCAGCCACTTCCCATCACTCCTCACTCATCCTAAAGAAAAGATCAACAAG GAGGCAGTGTGGTTCCTGTCCAACATCACAGCAGGTAACCAGCAGCAGGTGCAGGCGGTCATTGATGCAAAGCTGGTCTCCATGATTATCCACCTGCTCGACAAG GGCGACTTCGGCACTCAGAAAGAAGCGGCCTGGGCCATCAGTAACCTGACGATAAGCGGGAGGAAGGATCAG GTGGCACACCTCATAGAGAAGCAGGTGATCCCTCCGTTCTGCAACCTGCTCACAGTAAAGGACGCTCAAGTCGTGCAAGTCGTTCTCGATGGCCTCAGTAATATCCTGAAGATGGCCGACGACGAGGCCGAAACTATTGCCAATCTCATTGAGGAATGTGGAG ggcTGGAAAAAATTGAACTGCTGCAAAATCATGAAAACGAAGATATCTACAAACTGGCATATGAAATTATAGATCAGTACTTCTCATCTGATGAT ATTGACGAAGACACCAGCCTGGTCCCAGACGCCATCCAAGGCGGGACTTTCAGCTTTAACTCAGCCAACGTGCCAGCCAAGGGTTTCCAGTTCTAG
- the LOC105932597 gene encoding ADP-ribosylation factor-like protein 14, with product MGMHGSKPKKQVQVLMLGLDGSGKTTLLYKLKYNESVATVPTVGFNVEMLETDRSSPGLTVWDVGGQSKMRPHWKHHFSDTAGLVFVVDSWDVKRLDEARKELHRILRYHSLKGVPLVILANKQDLPGALSPEILCQKLDLRRVCDGRAWYIKPCSAATGAGLEEGFRRMVYLMKTPLRQTQEDIKVKMRSKGFSCTSVKQAMLCGS from the exons ATGGGTATGCATGGGTCCAAGCCAAAGAAGCAAGTGCAGGTCCTCATGCTGGGCCTGGATGGCTCAGGGAAGACCACCCTGCTCTACAAGCTCAAGTACAACGAGAGCGTCGCCACCGTTCCCACCGTGGGATTCAACGTGGAGATGCTGgagacagacaggagcagcCCGGGACTGACGGTGTGGGATGTCGGGGGCCAGAGCAAGATGAGGCCCCACTGGAAACATCACTTCTCGGACACCGCTGGACTGGTGTTTGTGGTGGATAGCTGGGATGTGAAGCGGCTGGACGAGGCACGCAAGGAGCTCCACCGG ATCCTGAGATACCACAGTCTGAAAGGAGTTCCTCTTGTAATTCTGGCCAACAAACAGGACCTTCCAGGCGCTCTGAGCCCGGAAATCCTCTGCCAGAAGCTGGACCTGAGGAGAGTGTGTGACGGCAGAGCGTGGTACATCAAGCCCTGTTCAGCCGCCACGGGCGCGGGCCTCGAAGAAGGTTTCAGAAGAATGGTCTATCTGATGAAAACTCCACTGAGACAGACTCAAGAGGACATTAAAGTGAAGATGAGGTCCAAAGGTTTTAGTTGCACGTCAGTGAAACAAGCCATGCTCTGTGGCAGCTGA